One stretch of Ictalurus punctatus breed USDA103 chromosome 5, Coco_2.0, whole genome shotgun sequence DNA includes these proteins:
- the LOC108265589 gene encoding periaxin isoform X1: MPSQRKKRQRRVRRLHGQWKFLEDQYVVTGKRNSGVCGVHNRPQKAQMKAQAKVPGSQPEVTSIPEPLTPQAATELHVSETESPKMYIPEERKRPGTSAPEEVIAPKECRAPEDIRAPQQTVAPELREASTLGAPEMIEVEILGDFAVTEVPSLQILDVITPPKMEVVLEISASQKISMMKKPEVSFSEMTILERKEAPENMTTVSELTTPKETLEVPSPDVSVPEIEAPVMEVPKVQSVEAPDVTPPKMEAVPEVMGAHVVTATLDTLVSPEVIAPPQTSIPEIVEAPDVTESPKFTASLEKMEAPEILPLKLTACSEWSAPETVEAPTAVNEVEVTSNKELETSEDTKVPNVMKPQKLPCSEMKDPKDLDCDLDVTEPDVILAPEMEAQETTADVPEVLSEVPINFPSEEPAVQENIISTA, encoded by the coding sequence catGGACAGTGGAAATTTCTGGAGGATCAGTATGTGGTTACTGGAAAAAGAAATTCAGGAGTTTGTGGTGTTCATAATCGACCCCAAAAAGCTCAGATGAAAGCTCAAGCCAAGGTTCCAGGTTCACAACCAGAAGTGACGTCCATCCCAGAACCGCTGACTCCTCAAGCTGCAACAGAACTCCATGTTTCAGAAACAGAATCTCCAAAAATGTACATTccagaagaaaggaaaaggcCAGGAACTTCAGCTCCAGAAGAAGTCATAGCTCCAAAAGAATGTAGAGCTCCAGAAGACATTAGAGCTCCACAACAGACGGTAGCTCCAGAACTAAGAGAAGCATCAACACTGGGAGCTCCAGAGATGATAGAAGTTGAAATTCTAGGAGATTTTGCAGTTACAGAGGTACCATCACTACAAATTTTAGACGTGATTACACCACCAAAAATGGAAGTAGTTCTAGAGATATCAGCATCTCAGAAAATTTCCATGATGAAAAAACCAGAAGTTTCATTTTCAGAAATGACCATACTAGAAAGAAAGGAAGCACCAGAAAATATGACAACAGTTTCAGAATTAACAACTCCAAAAGAAACTCTAGAAGTACCATCCCCAGACGTTTCAGTTCCAGAAATAGAAGCTCCAGTTATGGAAGTCCCAAAAGTACAATCAGTAGAAGCTCCAGATGTGACACCACCAAAAATGGAAGCAGTTCCAGAAGTGATGGGAGCCCACGTAGTGACAGCAACTCTAGATACTCTGGTATCACCAGAAGTGATAGCACCTCCACAAACGTCAATTCCAGAAATAGTAGAAGCTCCAGATGTCACAGAATCACCAAAGTTTACTGCTAGTCTGGAAAAAATGGAAGCTCCTGAAATTTTACCTCTGAAACTGACAGCATGCTCAGAATGGTCAGCTCCAGAAACGGTGGAAGCACCAACAGCTGTAAATGAAGTAGAAGTAACATCAAATAAAGAATTGGAGACTTCAGAAGATACCAAAGTTCCTAATGTGATGAAACCCCAAAAATTACCATGCTCAGAAATGAAAGATCCAAAGGATTTAGATTGTGATCTAGATGTGACAGAACCAGATGTGATATTAGCTCCAGAAATGGAAGCACAGGAGACGACAGCAGATGTTCCAGAAGTTTTGTCTGAAGTTCCAATTAACTTTCCATCAGAAGAACCTGCAGTTCAGGAGAACATCATCAGCACTGCATGA
- the epgn gene encoding epigen has translation MSQCMEKPLCFAVFALASVSLLYSRTVECAETLKLNTAPDLNTTHNLTHNEQQDPLCSKQRKSYCINGLCLFHENSSMPSCTCVCRCHVDYLGERCEHMNSQFVIGPYNLEEVISISCGVILLLACACMLGCCCYRKWVSKQAPPYKNQDNSV, from the exons ATGTCGCAGTGTATGGAGAAACCTTTGTGTTTTG CTGTTTTTGCTCTTGCGTCAGTTTCACTGCTTTACAGCCGAACAGTCGAATGTGCAGAAACGCTGAAACTCAACACCGCCCCAGACCTCAACACCACTCACAACCTCACACACA atgaacAACAGGATCCTCTGTGCTCAAAGCAGCGTAAGAGTTACTGCATTAATGGTCTCTGTTTATTTCATGAAAACAGCAGCATGCCGTCCTGCAC gtgtgtgtgtaggtgtcaCGTGGACTATTTGGGTGAACGTTGTGAACATATGAATTCGCAATTTGTGATAGGCCCCTACAACCTGGAGGAAGTGATCTCCATCAGCTGTGGTGTGATCTTACTGCTGGCCTGCGCGTGCATGCTCGGCTGCTGCTGCTACAGGAAGTG GGTCAGTAAACAAGCTCCTCCATATAAAAATCAGGACaatagtgtgtga
- the lipg gene encoding endothelial lipase, giving the protein MLVRLNTFIPLSLCLMLICSALSVCGQAASQNELVKGGLDETLSLDAALLDDQIKYNMRKSEDLDDEGCFLHPGHREALQQCGFNTTARTILIIHGWTIGGVFESWLYKLVAAVVRREAEANVIVVDWLSLAHQLYPDAVNHTLHVGRSIATMLNWLQAEQKLPLENVHLIGYSLGAHVAGYAGTFTHGTVGRITGLDPAGPMFEGAEPHKRLSPDDAEFVDVLHTYTREALGVSIGIQQPIGHIDIYPNGGEVQPGCSLGDVLSSAAAGDFMEVMKCEHERAVHLFVDSLMDKEQVSFAYQCTGPERFNKGICLSCRKNRCNHVGYNARSVRSRRNSKMYLKTRADTPFAGYHYQMKMHVFNRKHSDDADPTFYIKLYGAHNDTNDIHVDIADGVGLNLTNTFLVFTEEDIGELLKIRVSWESHTQSLSAVWKHIKSFWASSQSTKVLQVRRIRVKCGETQRKFTFCAEDQSEIDIAPGKSLTFVKCRDGWEVKPRKRIPM; this is encoded by the exons ATGTTAGTGAGATTAAATACTTTTATCCCACTTTCTCTGTGTTTAATGCTGATTTGCTCtgcactgagtgtgtgtggccAAGCCGCCTCACAGAATGAGCTCGTGAAAG gtgGTTTGGATGAGACCCTGTCGTTAGACGCAGCGTTGCTTGATGATCAGATCAAATACAACATGCGTAAATCTGAGGATCTGGATGATGAAGGCTGTTTCCTCCATCCGGGTCACAGAGAGGCGCTGCAGCAGTGCGGCTTCAACACCACCGCCAGGACCATCCTCATCATCCACGGCTGGACG ATAGGGGGTGTGTTTGAGAGTTGGTTGTATAAGCTGGTTGCGGCAGTAGTGAGACGTGAGGCTGAGGCGAACGTGATCGTGGTGGACTGGCTCAGTTTGGCCCATCAGCTTTACCCAGACGCTGTCAATCACACACTCCACGTCGGACGCAGCATTGCCACAATGCTCAACTGgctgcag gctgaaCAGAAGCTGCCTCTGGAGAACGTgcatctgattggttacagtctGGGAGCTCATGTAGCGGGATATGCTGGAACATTCACTCATGGTACAGTCGGCCGTATAACAg GATTGGACCCAGCCGGTCCCATGTTCGAGGGGGCGGAGCCACACAAGCGCCTCTCTCCAGATGACGCAGAGTTCGTGGATGTCctgcacacgtacacacgtgAAGCTCTGGGCGTGAGCATCGGCATCCAGCAGCCAATCGGACACATTGACATCTACCCTAACGGGGGGGAAGTGCAGCCCGGCTGTTCCCTGGGGGACGTCCTGTCCTCTGCTGCTGCTGGGG actTCATGGAGGTGATGAAGTGTGAACATGAGCGGGCAGTGCACCTGTTTGTAGACTCTCTGATGGATAAGGAGCAAGTGAGTTTTGCATATCAGTGCACGGGGCCCGAGCGCTTTAATAAAGGAATATGTCTGAGCTGCAGGAAGAACCGCTGTAACCACGTGGGCTACAACGCTCGCAGCGTGCGCTCCAGGAGGAACAGCAAGATGTACCTAAAGACCCGTGCGGACACGCCCTTCGCTG GTTACCACTATCAGATGAAAATGCACGTCTTTAATAGGAAACACTCTGATGATGCAGATCCCACCTTTTACATCAAACTGTACGGCGCTCACAACGACACCAACGACATCCATGTAgacat tgCTGACGGTGTGGGTTTGAACCTCACCAACACATTCCTGGTGTTTACGGAAGAGGACATCGGAGAGCTGTTGAAGATCCGTGTGAGCTGGGAGAGTCACACTCAGTCCCTCTCGGCCGTGTGGAAACACATCAAGTCCTTCTGGGCCAGTTCCCAGAGTACCAAAGTGCTGCAGGTCCGTCGCATCCGGGTCAAGTGTGGAGAGACGCAGAGGAA gttcACGTTCTGTGCTGAAGACCAGTCAGAAATAGACATCGCTCCGGGGAAATCTCTGACCTTTGTGAAATGTCGTGACGGCTGGGAGGTGAAACCCAGGAAACG GATCCCCATGTGA